Proteins from a genomic interval of Magnetovibrio sp. PR-2:
- the rlmN gene encoding 23S rRNA (adenine(2503)-C(2))-methyltransferase RlmN translates to MTDTHTPFLSDTKPNLIGMTRDQLAQAMVAIGEKPFRSKQVWNWLYIRGAKDFASMSNLSKAMRDKLEQAYCLIRPEIVEHLVSTDTTQKWLFRLSDGNEVEAVFIPEEGRGALCVSSQVGCTLNCDFCNTGTQRMVRNLTAAEIVGQLMVARDSNDEWPSDNDRRKITNIVMMGMGEPLMNFDNVRDALDIIKDNEGLSISRRRITLSTSGIVPEIKRCGDEIDVDLAISLHAARDELRNTLVPINKKYPLDTLLKACAAYPGARNSRRITMEYVMLKDVNDSEDDARLLAQLMNTYKIPAKFNLIPFNPWPGSKYETSSNNACHKFSRILNDLGYSAPIRQPRGRDIMAACGQLKSASENQKLKDLQAKRATATA, encoded by the coding sequence ATGACAGACACGCACACACCATTCTTATCTGACACCAAGCCCAATTTGATCGGCATGACCCGCGATCAGCTGGCCCAGGCCATGGTTGCCATCGGCGAAAAACCGTTTCGCTCCAAACAGGTGTGGAACTGGCTCTACATCCGTGGGGCGAAAGATTTTGCTTCCATGAGCAATCTGTCCAAGGCCATGCGCGACAAGCTTGAACAGGCGTATTGCCTCATCCGCCCCGAAATCGTTGAGCACTTGGTCAGCACAGACACCACACAAAAATGGCTCTTTCGGCTCAGTGATGGCAATGAAGTCGAAGCCGTCTTTATCCCCGAAGAGGGCCGTGGGGCCCTTTGTGTCTCCTCCCAGGTGGGCTGCACGCTCAATTGTGATTTCTGCAATACAGGCACGCAGCGCATGGTGCGCAATCTCACCGCGGCTGAAATTGTTGGGCAGTTGATGGTAGCACGCGACAGCAACGACGAATGGCCGTCCGACAATGACCGGCGCAAAATCACCAACATTGTGATGATGGGCATGGGTGAGCCGTTGATGAACTTCGACAACGTGCGTGATGCCTTGGACATTATCAAAGACAACGAAGGCCTATCCATTTCACGCCGCCGCATCACGTTGTCGACGTCTGGTATTGTGCCGGAAATCAAGCGCTGCGGTGATGAGATCGATGTGGACCTCGCCATCAGCCTACATGCGGCCCGCGATGAGCTGCGCAATACATTGGTGCCGATTAACAAAAAGTATCCCCTAGACACCCTGTTGAAGGCCTGCGCCGCTTATCCCGGTGCACGCAATTCGCGCCGCATCACCATGGAATATGTGATGCTCAAAGACGTCAACGATTCCGAAGACGATGCCCGCCTCCTGGCCCAGTTGATGAATACATATAAAATCCCTGCGAAGTTTAACCTGATCCCGTTTAACCCTTGGCCGGGCAGCAAGTACGAAACGTCGTCCAACAATGCCTGTCACAAGTTTTCTCGGATTTTGAATGACTTAGGCTACTCCGCACCGATCCGCCAACCCCGCGGGCGCGACATCATGGCGGCCTGTGGTCAGCTCAAATCGGCCAGCGAAAATCAAAAGCTTAAAGACTTACAAGCCAAACGCGCCACGGCGACGGCCTAA
- a CDS encoding invasion associated locus B family protein, producing MIRKHIPLTVFCSLCLAPALASAEVLLERGDWQAIQEMENGKPVCVMSASPHTDKGKYKKRGTILAIITHRPSEKRIGEVGFQQGYPLKDGSQASAIIDGKTTFKLFGQGEYAWSYDSAADKAIIKAMRGGNSLVVKGTSSRGTQTTDTYSLKGFTAVNNALNKACGVR from the coding sequence ATGATTCGCAAACACATTCCACTAACGGTTTTCTGTTCCCTGTGCCTCGCACCGGCCCTTGCCAGCGCTGAGGTCCTCTTGGAACGTGGGGATTGGCAAGCCATTCAAGAAATGGAAAATGGCAAACCCGTGTGTGTTATGTCGGCTTCGCCCCACACCGATAAGGGCAAGTACAAAAAACGCGGCACCATCTTAGCCATTATCACCCACCGCCCCAGTGAAAAGCGCATTGGTGAAGTTGGCTTTCAACAGGGCTACCCCCTCAAAGACGGCAGCCAAGCCAGCGCAATCATCGACGGCAAAACCACGTTTAAGCTGTTTGGCCAAGGTGAATACGCTTGGTCTTACGACAGTGCGGCGGACAAGGCCATCATCAAAGCCATGCGCGGCGGAAATTCATTGGTGGTCAAAGGCACGTCTTCGCGTGGCACGCAAACCACAGACACCTATTCGCTGAAGGGCTTCACGGCTGTTAATAACGCGCTCAACAAAGCCTGCGGCGTGCGCTAA
- a CDS encoding asparaginase — protein sequence MTTPNPVLIEATRGGFVECRYRGACAVVNVKGEILQSWGDVGQNVFPRSSLKPLQAIPLIETGAADAFNVSAQEIALACASHNSEHDHVRHVQAWLARVGLGVDDLECGHCEAITLDVTKSMARDGEDFTRAHNNCSGKHAGFLTTALHLGEDTKNYIKPDHPVQQRITRTVEEMTGSDLSRVPQSADGCGIPVFAFPLSALAQGMASMIAPSVGGAERMASTHRVLSAMAAHPHLVAGTGRFDTRVMETTKGEILVKGGADGVHIAMVPGAGLAIALKIDDGTIRASEQAMGFVLDQLGLLSGEARDGVADLIEKPILNTIDERVGELRGSEAFMLKR from the coding sequence ATGACGACCCCCAATCCCGTATTGATCGAAGCCACGCGCGGCGGTTTTGTCGAATGCCGGTATCGCGGTGCTTGTGCCGTCGTGAATGTTAAAGGCGAAATTTTGCAGTCGTGGGGGGATGTGGGCCAAAATGTCTTTCCGCGGTCTTCATTAAAGCCCTTGCAAGCCATACCGCTGATCGAAACCGGCGCGGCGGATGCCTTTAACGTGAGCGCGCAAGAAATTGCTCTGGCTTGTGCCTCTCATAATTCAGAACACGATCATGTTCGCCATGTGCAGGCGTGGTTGGCGCGGGTGGGGCTTGGTGTGGACGATCTTGAATGTGGACACTGTGAAGCGATTACGCTGGATGTCACCAAGTCCATGGCGCGCGATGGCGAAGATTTCACCCGGGCGCACAACAATTGTTCGGGTAAACATGCAGGGTTCTTGACCACGGCGCTTCATTTGGGTGAAGACACCAAAAATTACATCAAGCCCGATCACCCGGTGCAACAACGCATCACAAGGACGGTTGAAGAAATGACCGGTTCGGACCTGTCCAGGGTTCCGCAGAGCGCGGATGGCTGCGGTATCCCTGTCTTTGCGTTTCCTCTGTCGGCCTTAGCACAGGGTATGGCGTCTATGATCGCCCCATCGGTTGGCGGGGCGGAGCGCATGGCGAGCACGCATCGTGTGTTGTCCGCCATGGCCGCCCATCCGCATTTGGTGGCGGGAACCGGGCGGTTCGATACCCGCGTGATGGAAACGACAAAAGGTGAAATCTTGGTCAAAGGCGGTGCGGACGGTGTGCACATCGCCATGGTGCCTGGTGCAGGGCTCGCCATTGCCTTGAAAATTGACGACGGCACCATTCGGGCTTCTGAGCAAGCGATGGGTTTTGTGCTGGATCAGTTGGGGCTGTTGAGCGGAGAGGCGCGTGACGGCGTGGCCGATCTGATCGAAAAGCCTATTCTCAACACCATTGACGAACGCGTCGGCGAGCTGCGCGGGAGCGAAGCGTTTATGCTTAAGCGCTAA
- a CDS encoding 4a-hydroxytetrahydrobiopterin dehydratase yields MAALLSPDDIATKLQTLQGWRLSSDGKTLSKELQFADFKAAFAFMTHVAMVAETMDHHPDWSNVYNTVCVKLSTHDAGGVTERDITLAQAIERILGD; encoded by the coding sequence ATGGCCGCGCTTTTATCCCCCGACGATATTGCCACCAAGCTACAGACACTTCAGGGTTGGCGGCTCAGTTCAGATGGAAAGACCCTGTCTAAAGAGCTGCAATTTGCCGACTTCAAGGCGGCTTTTGCCTTCATGACCCACGTCGCGATGGTGGCAGAAACCATGGACCACCATCCCGACTGGTCAAATGTCTACAACACCGTTTGTGTGAAACTGTCCACCCATGACGCGGGCGGTGTGACCGAGCGTGACATCACCCTCGCCCAAGCCATCGAACGGATCTTAGGCGATTAA
- a CDS encoding DUF167 domain-containing protein yields the protein MAFFAASKQGLKLRVRLTPSARRDAIDGIMQNVDGEDVLKASVTQVPEGGKANTALIKLLAKQWKLAKSQLDVVQGQTSRNKVLMVEGDAVELQELIGDWARTQGLA from the coding sequence TTGGCGTTTTTTGCCGCGAGCAAACAGGGCCTGAAGTTGCGCGTGCGTCTCACCCCATCGGCGCGGCGTGACGCCATTGACGGCATTATGCAAAATGTGGACGGGGAGGACGTGCTCAAGGCCTCCGTCACCCAAGTTCCCGAAGGCGGAAAAGCCAACACAGCGCTGATCAAGTTGCTCGCCAAACAATGGAAGCTTGCGAAGTCCCAGCTGGATGTCGTACAAGGCCAGACAAGCCGCAACAAGGTGCTGATGGTTGAGGGTGATGCGGTGGAGCTGCAAGAATTGATCGGCGATTGGGCCCGCACCCAGGGCCTCGCCTAG
- a CDS encoding TetR/AcrR family transcriptional regulator, translating into MARPQKFNTNDVLDQAMDVFWQKGYDNTSVQDLVDATGLNRGSLYNSFGDKADLFAEVLKRYRNQSPAAQLATKVDTAPPRQWIEDFLMALVDRAKSDPDHKGCLLTNTAAGLYGCDPTMTSLVDQTLKDLENMFSTVIRRGQASGHISAATSAESLARFFVTTANGMNVMASAQCDTAMLQDVVSHALSVLGDPSAIEKPTNPQTDTDGLAFPSDPPSLY; encoded by the coding sequence ATGGCCCGACCACAAAAATTCAATACGAACGACGTTTTGGACCAAGCCATGGATGTGTTTTGGCAAAAGGGCTACGACAACACGTCTGTGCAAGACTTGGTCGATGCCACGGGTCTCAATCGCGGCAGCCTCTACAATTCATTCGGTGACAAGGCCGATCTGTTTGCCGAAGTCCTTAAACGCTATCGCAACCAATCCCCCGCCGCACAGCTGGCGACGAAGGTGGACACGGCCCCGCCGCGCCAATGGATTGAAGATTTTTTGATGGCTTTGGTCGATCGCGCCAAGTCCGATCCAGATCACAAAGGTTGCCTGCTCACCAACACAGCTGCTGGGCTTTATGGCTGTGATCCCACCATGACATCTTTGGTTGATCAGACCTTAAAAGACTTAGAAAACATGTTTTCCACCGTTATCCGGCGGGGGCAAGCGAGCGGCCACATTTCTGCCGCCACATCCGCCGAAAGCTTAGCGCGTTTTTTCGTGACGACCGCCAATGGCATGAACGTCATGGCCAGTGCGCAGTGCGATACGGCTATGCTGCAAGACGTCGTCAGCCATGCGCTGTCTGTCTTGGGCGATCCCAGCGCCATTGAAAAGCCTACAAACCCCCAAACGGACACGGATGGGCTGGCTTTTCCCAGTGATCCCCCATCCCTTTATTGA
- a CDS encoding DMT family transporter — translation MSASSPMATNAQGALWASVAACLIGVLSLLVRKIAGELHPFEIAFFRNLGQLVLMVPWVLYAGISVLHTKRPWAHVRRSVFGIMAMLSWFWVITQMPLAEATAISFSAPLFTTFGAALFLGEKVGLRRWVATGVGFCGVLLIIRPGFQDVDTPHVVALVTAALIAGAMLSNKSLTRTEQPNAMVVWMGVFMSLFSLPPALGYWQWPSTNAWLWLGIAAVVATAAHLALNRSYKAADASFVAPFGYVQIPFVAVLGFWAYGEIPDVWSWTGAVVIGASGIYIARRESYLAKVKHKSLCTDPEDGAAIVEKH, via the coding sequence GTGTCTGCGTCATCTCCCATGGCGACTAATGCACAAGGTGCGTTGTGGGCGAGCGTGGCGGCGTGTTTGATCGGCGTTTTGAGTTTGCTGGTGCGCAAAATCGCCGGAGAGCTCCATCCCTTTGAAATTGCGTTCTTTCGCAACCTCGGTCAATTGGTTCTTATGGTGCCGTGGGTTCTGTATGCGGGGATTTCTGTCCTGCACACGAAGCGGCCCTGGGCGCACGTGCGTCGGTCCGTTTTTGGGATTATGGCGATGTTATCGTGGTTTTGGGTGATCACACAAATGCCCTTAGCCGAAGCCACGGCCATCAGTTTTTCGGCCCCGTTGTTTACCACCTTTGGGGCGGCCTTGTTCTTAGGTGAAAAGGTCGGCCTGCGCCGCTGGGTGGCGACGGGAGTTGGCTTTTGTGGTGTCTTGTTGATTATCCGCCCTGGCTTTCAAGATGTGGACACGCCGCACGTGGTGGCGTTGGTGACCGCTGCGCTGATTGCGGGCGCGATGCTGTCCAACAAGTCCTTAACCCGGACGGAACAGCCCAACGCCATGGTTGTGTGGATGGGCGTGTTTATGAGCCTGTTCTCGTTGCCTCCGGCGCTCGGATACTGGCAATGGCCGTCCACGAACGCCTGGCTTTGGTTAGGGATTGCGGCTGTGGTGGCGACGGCGGCGCATCTGGCTTTGAACCGAAGCTATAAGGCGGCCGATGCGTCGTTTGTAGCACCGTTCGGATACGTGCAAATTCCGTTCGTTGCCGTCTTGGGCTTTTGGGCCTATGGGGAAATCCCTGATGTTTGGTCTTGGACCGGTGCCGTGGTCATTGGGGCATCGGGCATATATATCGCGCGCCGCGAAAGCTATTTGGCTAAGGTCAAACACAAGTCGCTTTGCACCGACCCCGAAGATGGCGCCGCGATTGTGGAAAAGCATTGA
- a CDS encoding metallopeptidase family protein — MSSKADPPPSAQALLSIAQDAYANLPDNLLQAAQGVVILVKEFPDEEIQRELGLDSPYDLLGLYEGVSMLDKSVLDTPISPDTVTLYRQPILDYWQEGTDSLDHLVRHVLIHEIGHHFGLSDDDMARVEETD, encoded by the coding sequence ATGTCTTCAAAAGCCGATCCACCACCCAGTGCACAGGCGTTGCTCAGCATCGCTCAAGACGCCTACGCCAACCTGCCGGATAATCTGTTGCAAGCGGCGCAGGGCGTGGTGATCTTGGTCAAAGAGTTTCCCGACGAAGAGATCCAGCGCGAGCTGGGTTTGGACAGCCCGTATGATTTGTTGGGGCTTTATGAGGGCGTGTCCATGCTGGACAAAAGCGTGCTGGACACGCCGATCTCACCCGACACGGTCACCTTGTACCGCCAGCCGATCTTGGACTATTGGCAAGAAGGTACAGACAGCCTGGATCATCTGGTTCGCCATGTTTTGATCCATGAAATTGGCCATCACTTTGGGTTGAGCGACGACGACATGGCACGCGTCGAAGAGACGGACTGA
- a CDS encoding methyl-accepting chemotaxis protein encodes MSGRDEFGRLGLMLVTLGLGAGALFPTLLIILGMDTSVVLSGRFIGSAMAVGLVAGLVNAMIVRKRMTTRLDDIHHIVDDVAAGVSPNSSLTDNQDAFGELARAIVTLEQHLAALQAEAVETVETPSTDDDEHNALLQNFELGVQGTMSDVRKDTQSIQDAARAMGESAESSLGQAHSAIALSDAAAQGVAAVAQSAETMSSNVQQLVERMHSSNNMSLEAVERVNQADTLVGELGEATSKIENVAELIIDIADQTNMLALNATIEAARAGDAGKGFAVVAGEVKSLATQTAKATDEISAHIGSIRKAGERARSAMEEVIKAIGAISDISNEVTQAADDQRDSVSEISVNARETADATGQSLSYIREVGDAIEETGFAAHEMLATVDDLARQLGKLSEQSDTFVDQIRKNNTQ; translated from the coding sequence ATGAGTGGACGTGACGAGTTTGGCCGGTTGGGGTTAATGCTGGTGACCTTGGGCCTTGGCGCGGGGGCGCTGTTTCCCACCTTGCTGATCATTTTGGGCATGGATACTTCCGTGGTGCTCAGCGGCCGCTTTATCGGCTCCGCCATGGCGGTGGGCTTGGTGGCGGGTCTGGTCAACGCCATGATTGTGCGCAAACGCATGACCACGCGTTTGGACGACATACACCACATTGTTGATGACGTGGCCGCCGGGGTTTCACCGAACTCTTCTTTAACGGACAATCAAGACGCTTTTGGCGAATTGGCGCGCGCGATTGTCACGTTGGAGCAACACCTCGCAGCCCTGCAAGCCGAAGCTGTTGAAACGGTTGAAACACCCTCCACAGACGATGATGAACACAACGCCTTGCTGCAGAACTTCGAGCTGGGTGTGCAGGGCACCATGTCTGATGTGCGCAAGGATACACAATCGATCCAAGACGCCGCACGTGCGATGGGGGAAAGTGCCGAGTCCAGCCTGGGCCAAGCGCATTCCGCCATAGCATTGTCCGACGCCGCCGCCCAAGGTGTGGCCGCCGTTGCTCAGTCGGCTGAGACCATGTCCAGCAACGTGCAGCAACTGGTCGAGCGCATGCACAGTTCCAACAACATGTCTCTAGAAGCTGTCGAACGCGTCAATCAAGCCGACACTTTGGTGGGCGAGCTGGGCGAAGCCACGTCTAAAATCGAAAACGTGGCCGAGCTGATCATCGACATTGCCGACCAAACCAATATGCTGGCCTTGAACGCCACCATCGAAGCCGCCCGCGCGGGCGACGCCGGTAAGGGTTTTGCCGTGGTGGCTGGTGAGGTCAAAAGCTTGGCGACGCAAACAGCCAAAGCAACAGATGAAATTTCGGCGCACATCGGTTCCATCCGTAAGGCCGGTGAACGGGCGCGTTCGGCTATGGAAGAGGTCATCAAGGCCATCGGTGCGATCAGCGATATTTCCAATGAAGTGACACAAGCTGCCGACGATCAACGGGATTCGGTTTCGGAAATCTCGGTCAACGCGCGGGAGACGGCGGATGCCACCGGCCAGTCTTTGAGCTATATTCGTGAAGTCGGCGATGCTATCGAAGAAACCGGTTTTGCCGCCCATGAAATGCTGGCAACGGTTGACGATTTGGCGCGCCAGTTGGGCAAACTGTCCGAACAATCCGACACATTCGTCGACCAAATTCGCAAAAACAACACACAATAA
- the folD gene encoding bifunctional methylenetetrahydrofolate dehydrogenase/methenyltetrahydrofolate cyclohydrolase FolD gives MSDTNKIDGKAFAQSLRERVGAKVAKLKEQHDITPGLAVVLVGEDPASQVYVRNKGEQTKTAGMNSFEFRLDADALESDLLEVVEELNADPNVHGILVQLPLPDHMDEAKVINAINPDKDVDGFHVINSGRLATGQEAMIPCTPYGCLMLIKDALGDDLSGKRAIIVGRSNIVGKPMAQLLLDANCTVTISHSRTQDLPGEVKRADIVVAAVGRPQMVKGDWIKEGACVIDVGINRIPAPERGLNDKGEPKTRLVGDVDYESASQVAGAITPVPGGVGPMTIGVLLANTVTACCRINGVDEPEA, from the coding sequence ATGTCTGATACCAATAAAATCGACGGCAAAGCCTTTGCCCAAAGCCTGCGCGAACGCGTTGGGGCCAAAGTCGCCAAACTCAAAGAGCAACACGACATTACGCCGGGATTGGCCGTGGTGCTGGTGGGCGAGGATCCGGCAAGCCAAGTCTATGTGCGCAACAAAGGTGAACAGACCAAAACGGCGGGCATGAACTCGTTTGAATTCCGCCTGGATGCGGACGCGCTGGAAAGCGATCTGTTGGAAGTGGTCGAAGAGCTCAACGCCGACCCCAATGTTCACGGTATTTTGGTTCAGCTGCCGCTGCCCGACCACATGGACGAAGCCAAGGTCATCAACGCCATCAATCCCGACAAAGACGTGGACGGTTTTCACGTGATCAACTCGGGTCGCTTGGCGACGGGCCAAGAAGCCATGATCCCATGCACGCCGTACGGTTGCTTGATGCTGATTAAAGACGCCCTGGGCGACGACCTGTCGGGCAAGCGCGCGATCATCGTTGGGCGCTCCAACATCGTCGGCAAGCCCATGGCGCAGTTGCTCTTGGACGCCAACTGCACCGTGACCATTTCCCATTCGCGCACCCAGGACCTGCCCGGTGAAGTCAAACGCGCCGACATCGTCGTCGCCGCCGTGGGCCGCCCGCAAATGGTCAAGGGCGATTGGATCAAAGAGGGGGCTTGTGTCATCGATGTGGGTATCAACCGCATCCCGGCCCCGGAACGCGGCCTGAACGACAAAGGCGAGCCCAAAACCCGCTTGGTGGGCGATGTGGACTATGAAAGTGCGTCCCAAGTCGCAGGTGCTATCACGCCCGTGCCGGGGGGCGTTGGGCCCATGACCATTGGGGT
- a CDS encoding RNA methyltransferase: MRGYFGVGVEGISKSMNAGAIFRTAHAFGASFVFTVNANYERGEGSLADTSNSLEHLPFYGFPKLDDMLLPQDCRLVGVELTEDSVELPSFRHPSKCAYVLGPERGSLSPEMVEKCEFIVKIPTSFCINVSVAAALVMYDRSLSMGKFAERPVRAGGPVQPKSDHQHGGPVLRQMDKFKTDPPVGPGFDPKGFSA, from the coding sequence ATGAGAGGCTACTTCGGCGTCGGCGTTGAAGGTATTTCCAAATCCATGAACGCAGGGGCGATTTTTCGTACCGCCCATGCCTTTGGCGCCAGTTTTGTGTTCACCGTCAACGCCAACTATGAACGCGGCGAAGGCAGTTTGGCAGACACTTCGAATTCTCTTGAGCATCTGCCGTTTTACGGTTTTCCTAAGCTTGACGACATGCTGCTGCCCCAAGACTGCCGCTTAGTCGGTGTGGAGCTGACCGAAGATTCGGTTGAATTGCCCAGCTTTCGCCACCCCAGCAAATGCGCCTATGTTTTGGGCCCCGAACGCGGCTCTTTGTCACCGGAAATGGTGGAAAAGTGCGAATTCATCGTCAAAATCCCCACCAGCTTTTGCATTAACGTATCCGTTGCCGCCGCTTTGGTGATGTACGACCGTTCGCTGTCCATGGGCAAATTTGCCGAACGTCCCGTGCGCGCAGGCGGTCCTGTACAGCCCAAATCGGACCATCAACATGGCGGGCCCGTTTTGCGACAAATGGACAAGTTTAAAACCGACCCCCCCGTCGGTCCCGGCTTCGATCCCAAAGGCTTTAGCGCTTAA
- a CDS encoding carboxymuconolactone decarboxylase family protein, with the protein MSLFPLNTRETAPQGSHAVMDAYVERFGFVPNLIGILSSSPAATQGYAQTYGLLGETAFSLAEQQLLFLTVSRENGCQYCVAAHTMAGRMAGLDEDSLNAVRNSQPLLDPKLAALSDFAVKVVNKRGQLNHDDVHDFLAAGYTQAQILDVLLGVATKTISNYMNHIAETPLDPQFAKDAWEPRVSSAA; encoded by the coding sequence ATGTCCCTATTCCCCCTCAACACCAGAGAAACCGCGCCCCAGGGCTCTCACGCCGTTATGGACGCTTATGTCGAACGATTTGGGTTTGTCCCCAATCTCATCGGCATTTTGTCCAGTTCTCCGGCGGCGACCCAGGGTTATGCCCAGACCTACGGGCTGTTGGGTGAAACGGCGTTTAGTCTGGCTGAACAACAACTTTTGTTTTTAACTGTTTCGCGTGAAAACGGCTGTCAGTATTGCGTTGCGGCCCATACCATGGCGGGCCGCATGGCGGGACTGGACGAAGATAGCCTCAACGCCGTTCGTAACAGCCAACCCCTATTGGACCCCAAACTGGCAGCCCTTTCCGACTTCGCGGTTAAAGTGGTCAACAAACGCGGCCAACTCAACCACGACGACGTGCATGATTTTCTGGCTGCAGGCTATACGCAAGCCCAAATTCTAGATGTGTTGCTTGGCGTCGCCACAAAGACCATATCCAATTATATGAACCACATCGCCGAAACGCCACTTGACCCACAATTCGCTAAAGATGCGTGGGAGCCGCGCGTCAGTTCGGCAGCGTAA
- a CDS encoding YggT family protein, which yields MDILLVNVLKVINAALGIYWFVIIANVVMSWLIAFQVLNTSNRFVYAVVDITYRLTEPLYRRIRPILPDLGAIDIAPILVLLGIMLLQGLIGDTIMTLRM from the coding sequence ATGGACATACTTCTGGTCAATGTATTGAAGGTCATCAACGCTGCGTTGGGGATCTACTGGTTTGTCATCATCGCCAACGTGGTGATGAGCTGGCTGATCGCTTTTCAGGTGCTCAACACATCCAATCGCTTTGTGTATGCGGTTGTGGACATCACTTACCGGTTAACCGAACCGCTGTACCGTCGTATCCGTCCGATCTTGCCGGATCTGGGGGCGATCGACATCGCCCCGATCTTGGTCTTGCTGGGTATCATGCTGTTGCAGGGCTTGATCGGCGACACGATTATGACGCTCAGGATGTGA
- a CDS encoding diguanylate cyclase, translated as MEPRFDVRRRNDGLGLVLRCAIAFAFVCFGFLSQAWALELTDAEQKHLANLGRLTMCVDPSWMPYEKIDEHGAHIGIAADFMALASAKLGVPIELVPTTSWQESLDFAQSHKCDILSLLNKTDERAAYLNFTDPYIDAAVVLVARDEVLYLNGFEDLANHTLGVIEGYVYESYIRQNYPEVRLVYVDNLQDALLRVSKGEIFAAVDSLFIVSHHMQKLGLSNLKIAGQTDFTHALRVGVRDDDLLMLTAMQKAMDDIGPDERNEIMRKWFSFRFELGTDYSRVWQVVIVALLGFAFVIYRYQVQKRFNRQLQEKNRDLERLSEIDRLTGVFNRMKLDDVLEAEFERSRRYQRSLSVVMFDLDRFKQVNDTFGHQEGDAVLVACAQAVRDNIRQHDVFGRWGGEEFLILCPETTVDGAEQLAEHLRKAFEGMYVGEVGRFTASFGVAELSNTDDIRRLVRHVDEALYAAKEAGRNTVRVHTAALDQQPS; from the coding sequence ATGGAACCTCGGTTTGATGTCAGGCGTCGAAACGACGGGTTGGGGCTGGTGCTTAGATGCGCCATAGCCTTTGCCTTTGTTTGCTTTGGATTTCTGTCCCAGGCCTGGGCCTTGGAACTGACGGATGCGGAGCAAAAGCATCTGGCGAACCTTGGCCGCCTCACCATGTGTGTTGATCCCAGCTGGATGCCCTATGAAAAAATTGACGAGCACGGGGCGCATATTGGCATTGCCGCCGATTTTATGGCCTTAGCCTCGGCAAAGCTGGGCGTCCCTATTGAACTCGTGCCAACGACGTCTTGGCAAGAAAGTTTGGATTTCGCTCAATCGCATAAGTGCGACATCTTGTCTTTGCTCAACAAAACGGATGAGCGTGCCGCCTATTTGAATTTCACCGATCCATACATCGATGCTGCCGTTGTTTTGGTTGCGCGCGATGAGGTTCTTTACCTCAACGGCTTTGAGGATTTGGCCAATCACACCTTAGGCGTCATCGAAGGCTACGTCTACGAAAGCTATATTCGCCAAAATTATCCAGAAGTGCGTCTTGTGTATGTCGACAATTTGCAGGATGCGCTTTTGCGTGTGTCCAAAGGTGAAATTTTTGCCGCCGTGGATTCTCTGTTTATTGTCTCTCATCACATGCAGAAGCTTGGGCTCAGCAATTTAAAGATTGCCGGCCAAACCGATTTCACCCATGCCCTTCGGGTCGGGGTGCGCGACGACGACTTGTTGATGTTGACGGCCATGCAAAAGGCCATGGACGACATTGGGCCCGATGAACGCAATGAGATCATGCGCAAGTGGTTCTCCTTCCGCTTTGAACTGGGCACCGATTATTCTCGGGTTTGGCAGGTTGTGATTGTTGCGCTCTTGGGCTTTGCATTTGTCATCTACCGCTATCAAGTGCAAAAACGCTTCAACCGCCAGCTCCAGGAAAAGAACCGGGATCTGGAACGGCTCTCTGAGATAGACCGCCTCACAGGTGTTTTTAACCGCATGAAGCTTGACGACGTTCTGGAAGCGGAATTCGAGCGGTCTCGCCGGTATCAACGCAGTTTGTCGGTGGTGATGTTCGATTTGGACCGGTTTAAGCAAGTCAACGACACGTTTGGTCACCAAGAAGGCGACGCTGTGCTGGTGGCGTGTGCACAGGCGGTGCGGGACAATATCCGCCAACACGATGTTTTTGGCCGCTGGGGCGGTGAAGAGTTTTTGATTCTCTGCCCGGAAACCACCGTCGACGGGGCGGAGCAACTGGCCGAGCACCTGCGCAAAGCGTTCGAAGGCATGTATGTGGGCGAAGTCGGGCGGTTTACGGCCAGCTTTGGCGTGGCTGAGCTTTCCAACACCGACGACATCAGACGATTGGTGCGCCACGTGGACGAAGCCTTGTATGCCGCAAAAGAAGCGGGACGCAACACAGTGCGCGTCCACACCGCTGCGTTGGACCAGCAACCAAGCTAG